The genomic DNA GACATGGTTCTAAATTTTCTATGGACTTTCAATGCGTTTGTCTTTGAAAATTGCTAACACGGATCGCACACAGCAAACGCGTGGTCATACTTGTCGTCATGCTCCACGGCAGCATCTGCATCTCGTGTCACCGTCTCACCGCAGTCTTGAGCGGCCCCCTTCTTGTCCGTTCAATGCAGTCTCGCCGGCTCTGTAATTTCGAGGGCACAAAGATGAAAATAAGGGTCTGTTGAGctaatttttaatataaaaatttaaatatatggtacaaataataaaaattaccTTGCAATATATATAGCTCATAAAACATAAAAATAGTGtaacaaaaaaactaaaaacaataATCATTATGACCacctcaaataaaaatataatgcttcaGTGCTTTGTAAAAAATCAACTTCGggcatttcttgatgcaaaatcttcaagaaCGATATCAAGATTAATGTCGTCCAAAACATCATTCACAATGCTGCATATAGTCAAGCCATTCAATCTTTTTAATGACATAGTTGATCTAAAATAATATTAATTAGATAATTGCTTTTTAACAAAATTGatgtaaaagaaaacaaagatggAAGCGCTCGCCTTTGACGTGCTTTGTACTCCAAGTGATCAAGACGTGCTCCACTGCTCTAGAAGGCAGAAGCGGCGCTCGGCAATCCAACCCTGACACCCTGACGGTCTGACGCGGTGCTCGGCGCTCCAGAGTCCAAAAGCTGAGACGCAGCGCTCGCCTGATCGCCTCCTGCACCCGCTGAGGCGCTAACCCGTGCGATGAGGCGACGATCGGATCGGTGGCGGGCAGCGGCATGGAGTCAGGACTCAGAAGCGTATACGACGCATGCATACGGAGAGTCGGAGACACAGAGTCAGGGCGTCAGGCGTTAGGACGCAATTTGGCAGGCCTAGCTTGCTCTGATCGCCTGATGTTCTGATCGAATCGGAATCTGCGGCGGCATGGCCAAGCGTATTTGGCAGGCCTGGCAAGCAATTTGGTAGGCCCAATTTAGCACGGATGGAAGGCAGGCAGTTGTTGTTACGCGTGCCATTTAAAAAGGCTAAAACAAAATACACCAATCAAATTATATATACTAACTATCTATACAGTCATGGCCCCCCGGTTTCGTGGGCCCCGAGCGGCCGCACGGCCTGCCCTCCCCCTAGAGCCGGCCCTGCTTGTCTCGTCTCTCTGCCTCCTCTTCACTTGACTTGGTTGCTCTTCTCGCTCGCTCGTCCTCAAGCAGCTACGCAACCTACATCGTTGACACGACGGCACCCATCCAGGAGCTCAGTAGACAGTCAGTCAGCCATGGCTGGTTCTTGGAGACGGACGCCGCTGacggcagctgcggcggcgctcCCTTGGCTCCTGCTCGGCTGCGTCTGCGCGCTGGGCTACCCTGAGTCCGACCTGGTGCGGGGGCTGCCGGGGCAGCCGCCGGTGGCGTTCCGGCAGTTCGCCGGGTACGTGGACGTGGACGAGCGCGCCGGGAGGAGCCTCTTCTACTACCTCGCCGaggccgacggcgccgccgccgcgtccaagCCTCTCACCCTCTGGCTCAACGGAGGTGCGTCACGCGTATCAGTTCGATCGATTACTCGCCCGTCTTGAATCAACGCTATTGTATTGCACTGTTGCTGTTGCCTGTTGGAGGAGgttagttgttgttgttgctgctatcAAAGCTGTCACCTTTTGTTGATGTTAATTCCCTATTGAGTGCCTTCCATCTCAGGGCATGTTAGAACACAGGAATTTCACGAGTGTTCCTGAACTGTCACAGTTTCAGTCCAATCACTATTTTTTCAGTTCAGTCTCCATTCTCTAGCAGTACTGATTAGTGATTACTGTTCTCCATTCTCTAGCAGTACTGATTAGTGATTACTGTTCTCCATTCTCTAGCAGTACTGATTAGCGTTCTTGTTACATTGCTTCCTGAGAGAGATGGTACTGCTATCTCCTCTGCCCACGCTGCTTCCCGGATGTTTCGTTGGTCTTTGATCTGTTCGGAGTGGATCCATATTGTCGtcttccatggcaatatagtaTTAGATTGTCTTGGACTGCTCAAAGATTGCCCACGTTGGGGCAGTTCATTTTTTTGACCGCACTGCTCCATCACCAGCTGTGAAAGTTGAAAAGATATGATTAGCCTGCCTGATCTGCCAGCCCGGACAGACTGACAAGCTAATCAGGCCCTAGTACTATGTTCTGTAGTCGTCTGTGGTATGCTTGGCGTTTCAGGATTAACCATGATGACAAGAGTTCCATGCCACTGACAAGTGACAAAGCTGTTCTTTACCTTTTTGGTATTCTCAAGGCATGCTAAGTTTGCATCCTAATCTGGCATGCTGAAATGATTCAGCAACAGTGAAGGTCTGGGCTTCAGGAGTAAATAACTGAGAGATGAGAAATAACTTTGATCTTTTAGTGTAATCTGTTCGATGTGCATCGATGGCTGAAATCTTCAATTTGCAAATTTGTCAGGTCCTGGATGTTCTTCAGTTGGAGGTGGGGCTTTCACAGAGCTAGGCCCATTTTATCCAAGAGGGGATGGTAGAGGCCTTAGAATAAATGACAAGTCATGGAACAAAGGTTGAAGTTTGTTTTTGGTAATACGGTCATCTGTTATCAAGTTCAGCGACAGTGCCATGTTAACCTAATGTTTCACCATAAATTTTGCAGTGTCAAACCTTCTTTTTGTGGAATCTCCTGCTGGTGTCGGATGGTCCTACTCAAACACATCATCAGACTACAAAACAGGAGATGCACGCACCGGTAGTTTCCCCTCTGAACCATTGGTTTACCTTTCTATGCCAAGTCTTCTAAAATATGATGCAAGAAaagaaattattttttaaaatataaaacaaTATGGTTCCCTCAGTAAAACACTGATGTCACTCATAGACGAATAATTGATTAAAATAAACAATGCAGCTAGTGACATGCACATATTCCTGCTGAAATGGTATGAGAAGTTTCCAGAGTACAAATCAAGAGATCTTTTCCTTACTGGAGAGAGTTATGCAGGTACCAGTACTTATTTTACTCATTATGTATTGTGCGAATGGTTCTTGACAAATAACATGGCCTGCAGGGCATTACATACCGCAACTGACCAATGTACTTATCAGTCATAACAAGGAATCAAAGGGTTTCAAATTCAATATCAAAGGAGTTGCTGTAAGAACATGCGCATATTTAGATTCTTATGGAAATAACTAcattaggaaaaaaaataaactaaagctTCTGTTCACTCTTTTATTTCGGCAATTCAGTTCACATCTTCTGTGTACTGGTTTTGATTACCTGAACAGATTGGAAACCCACTCCTCAAGCTTGACAGGGATATCGCCTCAATCTATGAGTACTTCTGGTCTCATGGCATGATCTCCGATGAGGTTGGCTTGGCAATCACAAATGCCTGTGATTTTGAGGACTACACCTTCAGCAGCCCTCACAACGAGAGCCAATCGTGCAATGACGCCATTGCAGAGGCAAACAAAGTGGTTGGGGATTATGTCAATAACTATGATGTTCTGCTAGATGTCTGCTACCCATCAATTGTGATGCAGGAGCTGCGGCTGCGAAAATATGTGTGTTTTCAGTCTGATATCAAGGTACACTACATTTGACTTCAGAAAATTCTTAATGCTGATGTGCAACTATCTTTCTGTTGAGTACAGGTAACTAAAATCAGCATGGGCGTTGATATCTGCATGTCCTATGAGAGATTCTTCTATTTTAACCTACCAGAAGTTCAGCAGGCACTCCATGCCAACAGAACGAGATTGCCATACAAATGGAGTATGTGCAGCGCGTAAGGATTTCCGCTGCTTCTTTTTTTCTGTCATTTGCACATGAAAGTAAGTAAATAAAGTCATCTTTGCTTTGCACGACCTAAAGTCACACTGAATATGTATGTATATCATGGCAGGGTGCTGAACTACAGCGATACTGACGGCAACATCAACATTCTGCCGTTGCTGCAGAGGATCATTGAGCACAACATACCAGTTTGGGTATTCAGGTAACGTGGTAGATACTTCTGTTATACTACCATGACATTCAGCATCTCAGCTCAAGTGCCTTGCTTCAGCACGCACAGCTATGGCTTAACAAGATGAATGAACATCTGCAGTGGTGATCAGGACTCTGTGGTGCCCCTCCTCGGCTCACGAACCCTAGTGCGTGAACTAGCTCATGACATGGGCCTTGACGTCACCGTCCCTTACCGTGCTTGGTTCCACAACGATCAGGTACAGTCCTACTTTGAATGACTGAATACTGAAAATTCAATTACTAGCTAGAGTTTGAATTTCCGCTACATTCAGCAAGATTTACGCTGCTTGGTTCGTTACTCAGAAAAAAACAATGTGCCGGTGAATGTACAGTGAATACCAAGCTGTTGGCAGCATTTTGAAAACTGAAGCAATTGCTTTCCTTTTCTTGGTTGAAGGTTGCCGGGTGGGTGACGGAGTACGGGAAGCTGCTGACCTTCGCAACGGTTCGTGGCGCGGCTCACATGGTGCCGTTTGCGCAGCCGGACCGGGCTCTCGGCCTCTTCCGGTGGTTTGTGGATGGACAAAGGCTTCCAAACACAACCAATCCGTCAACTGGATGAATAATTTGTTGATATACATGCATGATTGGTTGCTGATGTCTCGCGCTGACAGTTGGTCCCTGATCTTGAGAAGGGCCCCATTTTTCCGGAACCGAGTGAAAGAAATTATTCAAATGTCAGTAGGAAAACATGTAACTTTTTTCCCTGATCCTGCTATGGATAGCCTTCTAAACTGTCTGTAGTATTTTCTTCATTCTGATAACCAAACAGAGCTCTCCAACCAAAAGAAAATATCGAAATGCTGCCTCTCTTTGTACGCTCGCAGAAACTGTTGATGAACATTCTTGGATGTAATTTGTGTGGTCGCAGCCTCTACGTACCCTGAGGATTCGATTTTAGAATcatcgatcttttttttttgaaaaataaataaattaatgGATGCAGCAATTAAAAGACCGACGTTCTTAAATTCGGCCTTTTTTCTAGCCGATCTTCATCAGACCGGAAAGGGAATCGAGCAGGCCGAGTCGATCTGGGCCTGAACGTGACGGAGCCCAGTAATGCATATATATTCCGACCCATCTGAACGGGCCTGGCCAGCCCATGACTCAGCAGGCCACCTCCGTTTTCCCACAAGGCGGCCTGCGGGGGTGCCCCAGGAAgcaaagcagcagcagccagcagtaGAGCTGCAGCATTTTAGTCCCACACCGGCAAGGCAGGACGCGTTGCGCTCCAGCGGCGGCTTTAAAACAGGTCGGGGGTGCGCCCTGTCTAAACCATGATCCTTCAGGCAGTTAAAGGGAGATGAGGAGTGGTACAAGCTCGCAATTTATTATGCGAGAGGGGTGCCTTGCCCCaactaaggggctgtttggatatgaggtgctaaactttaacagtgtcacatcggatgttcggatgctaattaggaggactaaatatgagctaattataaaactaattgcagaaccttgtgctaattcgcgagacgaatctattaagcctaattaatccatcattagcaaatggttactgtagcaccacattgtcaaatcatggactaatagcaaatggttactgtagcaccacattgtcaaatcatggactaattaggcttaatagattcgtctcgcgaattatactccatctgtgcaattagttttgtaattagcttatgtttagtactcctaattagcatccaaacatccgatgtgacaggtgttaaactttaacaggggtttcccaaacaccccctaagcctgTTACGACAACAGGGGCGCCCCAATGACTTTACCATCTGATCCCGACTTTAAACCAAAAATCACAAATGTTTGCTAGAATTAGGGTAAAATCCCCTTTTATTTAGCCTTCTGAATTTTTACGCTGcgaatgttctttttttttctttctatttccACTCCTGTTTCTCTTctgcttaatttttttttttgaaaaatcaagGAAGTTATTTGCGTTTTATGACAAATCCGCTGCATACTGCACCTGGAGTTATGAACTCATGATCCATTTCGAGCGAGCGAAATAAGCGCGGGCGTGTTCAAAATTAACAAAACATTTGCCaatcaaaattaaaataaaataatcgcCGACCGTGGGGATCGAACCCACGACCACGTGGTTAAAAGCCACGCGCTCTACCACTGAGCTAGGTCGGCTGCTATGGGTGAACTTTCGCAGCACCTTATTAATCATCGTTCTCTGTACTGCCGGACCTTCTAGGGGCGAGAAAATGGAGCTGCGTGAGTAGGAACTTTTGAGGCCATTGGcacagcattttttttttcaatataaaaGAACACATGTACCTGATGATCGATCGTGCATGGACGTCGTTCCTATTATGTGCATATCGACACTTGAAAATAAAAGTATATACTGACTGAAAATCAAAGTGGCTACCCACTTATTACATATACTACATGTTTATGTATTTGTGTGTGCCCGCAATGAGTGAACGTGTGCAAGGCTGTTGAGCCAAGCAAGACCCAGATGTTCGATCATGTTGCAATTAATAAGCCAACAAATCGAAGCAAATCAACGACCTGATATATAATAATTGATTAACAATGCACAGATGGGACCCCACATctagcctgatctccatgtgagttttaggctacgcccctgcctttCTTCCGCATGCCAAGTATGGTAAGAATATTttcgatcagagagccaactaacctaccgggcttgctggtcCCCAAAGACAGTAAGCAACCAAGTAATATCACTTGATTAGCGATTAAAACAACGAACACGTCTTAAGCAGATTAATCTAAGTGGAaagaactaccatctctagcttctatcCACCTCTTAAAAAATTCAAAGCTATTTCCTTGATCAACATGTATGACAATATTAACCTTAGGTGGTTGAGTAACAAAAGTTACTCTAAGGTGAATCTAATCATTACTAAGCATATGATGGTTACTAATTATTTGAACAGCTGGCAAATATGTCCTACAAACAAGGATGGATTATTCATAAgagtaaggtttcaatcaactcctaaaCTTAGTAATGATTGTAATAAGTTGTCCTATGCATCAGTGAGGGCACCGATCGATTGTAACCATATATGTCCGTGCAGTGTTTTGGGTTTGTTATCACAAATTGTTGTCCAAATTAAATGTGTTGAGCATTCGGAACAACATCACTATATGTCAATATAAAAGAACACATGCATGTATACCTAATGATCGATCGATCGTGCAAGGAATTGAAGTTCCTATCCTATTGTTGTTTATCGAGATTATCTCGTTGTGCATTTACTTATATATCGAGCACATCCAGAGCTCCGTGACCAATTATATATTATCTTGAGATCAAAATAAGCACGTAGTAATGATTGAGTGAGTGGGCACCGAGTACCACGTATCTATCTTGCAAGCCAATCAACAAATCCATATATCTTATCCTTAGCAGCTTGTCACTCCAGGTCTGCAAGTGTATATATTAGCAGCCCTCCACTCCGCTACTGCAACTGCAAAGCATCAGCTCATCAAACACCACGTACACTCTGCTGGCTGCTGCGTGCCATCCTGCCCCTGCTTCTCGTCTGCATCGTCGTGCAGCTCCGCTCCGCTCACGCGACTCTGTTGCTTGCCGCCGGCCTCTTCGGCAACAGCGGCCAAGGGAATACTCGTCCCACTGCCAGGTTCCAACACTCCCCAGTCCCAACAACTAAATAAGGGGCCCGATTGGTGGGTTgtcaatcatcatcatcatcatcatcatcgtctaTAATGTATATTCATGCGTGCGGCCGGCTTTTGGTTGGGgcctctcaagtctcaacatGCACGCCCGCTCTCTCACCCATGCATGTATGTGCAGTGTGTTTGACTGTCTGTCACCACAAATTGTTGTACACGTAATATGATGACGTTTTGATTTAGACTCGCCGAATTCTTCTAATGATTTTATTTTGACCCAAGTCAGCAATGAAaacccctacctattttttatattcCAAATCCGTTTAATTCGCTCTAGGACCTTGACAGTCAATATCTTTAAAAAATTTAAGGAAACGTTAAGAATCATGTGTTTAGATTTGTCCTAATATAATTTTATAATATCACAAATTTGTTAGATTTTACAAATATATTCTAACCATGTCAGTCGCACCTCAAAGAcgtagaagaaaaaaaatatcaagcaTTTTTAGATGGAGTAGATGCATTTTACGAGCACTCTACATACTAGACCGGTTTTCGAAATCGACATTAACGGCCGCAAATTTGTGATGTGGCAAATTTGTGAAGTCAAACGTTTAGAGTGTCTAAAATCCAGAATTCCTCAAGAAAGACTATGCGATTAGGAGATTATTATCTAATAATTGAACATTTTCATCCATCTTTAATTATCTGAGAtaagcagcagcaacaagtaAACCAGAATAGCATACAATAAGACAATTTTTTTACTACTCTGGCACAGATGAAGGAGCCCTTCACATTATCATTTGTGAATGGCAAGTAACTGAAATCAAGATGCATCTATTCTTGTTTTTGGCCTCTCTGCACCAAGCGATATACCTTTCCTCACTTTTCTTAATTATATGCCACGATGCCATCAGTCAAGTTTGAACTGCCGCAAATTTGTGATGTGGCAAATTTGTGAAGTCAAACATTTAGAGTGTCTATAATCCAAAATTCCTCAAGGAAGACCATGCGATTAGGAGATTATTATCTAATGATTGAACATTTTTCATCCATCTTTTACGGAATTTGATAGCTTTCCGAACGAATTTGTGTATGCCGTTTTTATCGCTTTCCTAAggccattctttttttttaagcgaACCGGTAGGGATGCCCCtaccttttttttatatataacaGAATGATGGATGTGTACAGTTTACAAGGTCCAAGGCCCGAATAAAAAGAGGGTTCTTACAGGAGATTACTCAACCAACAAATGATCTAACCACCCACTGAAGGTTTTGCTCTAAGCGAAACCTTTTTCATTTCCTCCACAAAACTAACCTTCCACCGTGCAAAAGAGAGACTGTCCATCAAAGACAATGCTGTTCCTATGGCACCATATAGTCCAGCAGGCCACAATCACAATTTCTCTGAAAATACAAGAACCAAAGCGCTGTCGAGCTTGAATAATCATCTGCAGAGGTTGTAAGGTCATGTCCCATTGGATGTCTAGATAAATCCAGCATGCCTCACTGAATGGGCAGTTAAAGAATAGATGGGCAACACTGTTTCCTCGAGATTTTCCACACAA from Setaria italica strain Yugu1 chromosome VII, Setaria_italica_v2.0, whole genome shotgun sequence includes the following:
- the LOC101754018 gene encoding serine carboxypeptidase-like 42, which codes for MAGSWRRTPLTAAAAALPWLLLGCVCALGYPESDLVRGLPGQPPVAFRQFAGYVDVDERAGRSLFYYLAEADGAAAASKPLTLWLNGGPGCSSVGGGAFTELGPFYPRGDGRGLRINDKSWNKVSNLLFVESPAGVGWSYSNTSSDYKTGDARTASDMHIFLLKWYEKFPEYKSRDLFLTGESYAGHYIPQLTNVLISHNKESKGFKFNIKGVAIGNPLLKLDRDIASIYEYFWSHGMISDEVGLAITNACDFEDYTFSSPHNESQSCNDAIAEANKVVGDYVNNYDVLLDVCYPSIVMQELRLRKYVTKISMGVDICMSYERFFYFNLPEVQQALHANRTRLPYKWSMCSAVLNYSDTDGNINILPLLQRIIEHNIPVWVFSGDQDSVVPLLGSRTLVRELAHDMGLDVTVPYRAWFHNDQVAGWVTEYGKLLTFATVRGAAHMVPFAQPDRALGLFRWFVDGQRLPNTTNPSTG